The Rosa rugosa chromosome 1, drRosRugo1.1, whole genome shotgun sequence genomic sequence AACACATATATGCAGAACATTTTTTGACAAAACTTGTTTTGAGAACTGTTGAAAACTAAAACTtacacttttcttttattttgctcCCTAGGAATCACCTACATGAATTTGAATAACATCCAGATGCTTACTGGATCCAACTTTAAGGCTTGGAAGAGTGGTATAGAGTTTTATCTCATGATACATGAGAACATGGATTTATGTTTTACTGATACAGAACCCTATGGAATAGATGCCAGTAGCTCACCTGATGAGAAGAAATATTATCGAGATTGGCATAGAGCAAATTATAGGGCTAAGAATGTAATGAGGACCACCATGTCTGATACTGTGAGAGGTAGCATAGATGAACCAGCCCTAGCAGCCGATTATATGGATGCTATAGCCGAGAAATTCAAGGAAAGCAATAAGGCTGAAGCAGCAAGACTCAATAAGGAGATGAATGAATTAAAATACACTGGTAGTGGAGGAGTTAGGCAGCACATATTGAAGCTTACTGAATTAAATGCTAGGCTCAGGGATCTCGATATGGGGGTTAAGGATGACCAACTTGTTCACAATGCCTTAGACTCCCTACCACCTAGTTTTAACACCTTGAGGACCAGCTACAATGCACAGAAGGAGAACTGGACCTTGAATGAGCTTATTGCCATCTGTGTTGATGAGGAGAGTAGGATGAAGAAAGAGAAGCAGCCCTCCACCTCTGTCAATTTAGTTGAAAAGCCAAAGAAACAGAACAAGTTCAAGCCTAAGAAAACCATTGCTAAGCCATCAAGAAATACTGCAGCAGCTAAGGTCAACAAGCCATTtaagttcaagtgctacttttgtaaGAAAGTAGGACACATGAAGAAGGACTGTACAGGATTTAAGGCATGGCTTgtgaaaaagggtaagattgATTTATTTGATCATTTAGAAACTTTTTCATTAGAAGTTAATTTTGTTAACATAGAACTTCATTCTTATTGGTTAGATAGTGGCAGTCCCTTACATATTAcgaattctttgcagggattcataaggaagaGGAAGCCAAGAAGTGATGAAGCTAACATCTGCGTTGGGAATGGAATGAGGGTTGCAGTCAAGGCAGTAGGATCTTTAAGACTAGATTTGGGATTAGGaaattttctggttttagataGTGTTTATTATATTCCCTCAATTAAGAGGAATTTGCTTTCAGTTAGTCTTTTGGTTAAAAGTGGATGTAACTTTTACATTGGTTCTAATGGAATAAAAATTTTCAAGGATTCTCTTGATTTCTTACCTAAAGATTATTCTATTTTTGGTTCTGGTATTATTGTGAATGATTATTTAAGATTGAATTGTTCGTTAGGTCAACAAGAaactttacttgttgaaaataacaataACACATCAAGCATAAACACCATTACTGGTGTCAAAAGAACCTTACACAATGAAAAATCTGCATTTTTGTGGCACAGGAGACTTGGCCATATATCAAAAGAAAGATTGAAAGTACTTGTGAAAAATAAAACACTTCCAGAATTAGACTTTGATGATCTTGAGAATTGTATTGAATGTTAtaaaggaaaaatgacaaacttaagaaagaaaaatgccaACAGAAGTAAGAAACTGTTGGAATTAATCCATACAGATATATGTGGACCTTTTAGACACAAGACAATATGTGGAAATATTTACTTCATTACCTTTATAGACGATTTTTCCAGGTATAGCTACATCTACTTACTGTcagaaaaatcacaatcacttgaggcttttaaaattttcaaaactgagGTTGAACATCAACTGGACTTGAAAATTAAGGTTGTGAGGTCTGATAGGGGGGGAGAGTTTTATGGCAAATATACTGAGCAAGGACAACAAAATGGTCCTTTTGCATTATATCTGCAAAGTGTAGGCATAAAGGCTCAGTATACAACACCATATAAtccccaacaaaatggggtaGCCGAGAGGAAAAATAGAACTCTATTAAACATGGTaagaagtatgatgtgtactTCAGGATTGCCAAAGATGTTTTGGGGAGAAGCTTTAAGAACTGCAAATTATCTTTGCAACAGATCCCCAAGCAAAGCTGTAGATAAAACACCATTTGAATTATGGTGTGGTAGGCAACCAAGTTTACACCATTGTCATGTCTGGGGATGTAAAGCTGAAGcaaggatttataatccaaattTAGGAAAGCTTGATCCAAAGTCTGTAACTTGTCATTTTATTGGCTACTGTGAAAAGTCTAAAGGATATAAACTTTATTcacctcatcattcacctagagtTTTTGAAACTCATCAAGTTAAATTTTTAGGTGAAAGTGTCTGCAATACAAATTTTGAGGACTTGTCTTCagattttgaagaaattgtaGAGAATGTGGATAATATAGCAGTAATGCCAAGCATTCAAAATAATTCATTAAGTTCAGGATTAGTTCAAAGCCAAAATCCAGTCGAAGATCAAAATGCAATAGATAATGTCTTAGAGGCTAGTGACCATGATTCTGAAATGGCTGAACCAAACTTAGAGCAGGAGCAAGTACAAGAAATTCCAACTGAACCTCAAACTGGACCACAACTTGAGCCTGTACCTGAACCTCAACCTCAACCTGAACCACAACAAGATCAAGTTGTgcaacctagaagatcacagagagtgAGAAAACCAAGGTTTGGAAGGGAGGATGATATTTATGAAGTTTATTTAAACGAAGTAGAATCTGCGTTATCTGATGACAATGATCCCACTAGTTTTAAACAAGCAACTGGAAGTAATGATTCTGATGCCTGGACTCAAGCTATGATTGCAGAGCTTGATTCAATGTATAAAAATGGAGTATGGGAGCTTGTGAAGCCAAAAGAAAATCACAAGCATATTGGCTGCAAGTGGGTttttaaaaccaaaagagatgtcagtggaaatatagagagacataaagctagACTAGTTGCTAAGGGTTTCACACAGAAGGAAGGGATAGATTTTACAGAAACTTTCTCACCTGTTTCAACTAAAGATTCATTTAGAATCATAATGGCTCTAGTAGCTCATTATGACATGGaattacatcaaatggatgtaaaaacaGCCTTCCTGAATGGGGAGCTAGAGGAAGAAATCTTCATGGTACAGCCTGAAGGTTTTATTGAGGCAGGGAaagaaaatatggtctgtagacTTAAGAAATCCATTTATGGACTCAAACAAGCTAGTAGGCAGTGGTATAAGAAATTTGACTCAGTGGTTTCATCTTTTGGATTTTCTGAAAACCTTGTCGATGAATGTGTTTATCTTAAAGTTGTTGGAAACAATTTTATCTTTCTTATCctatatgtagatgatattctTCTTGCTAGCAGTAATGTAAAATTGCTGAAAGATACTAAGGTTTTCTTGTCAAGTAACTTTGACATGAAGGATCTGGGAGAAGCATCATATGTGTTAGGAATTGAGATTAAGAGAGATAGAAAGTAGGGATTGTTGGGATTATCTcaacaaaattatatttcaaaaattctgaaaagatTTGGAATGGAAACCTGTGCTAACGGTGAAGTTCCAATGTCTAAGGGAGATAAACTAACTAAAAATCAGTGTCCTAAAACTGATATTGAGAAAACTGAGATGGAATCGATACCATATGCTAGGCTAGTAGGGAGTttgatgtatgcacaagtctgttCAAgaccagacttgtcttttgcagtaggtaTGCTATCCAGATTTCAGTCAAACCCTAGACATGAGCATTGGACAGCTGGTAAGAAGGTTCTGAGGTACCTGCAAAGGACCAAAGACCATATGCTTGTGTATAAACGTGTGAAAAAGCTTGAATTGGTTGGCTTTACTGATTCTGATTTTGCTGGGAATTTTCCTACATCTATGAAGTCGACATGTGGTTATGTTTATATGCTAGCAGGTGGTGCAGTAGCTTGGAAAACAATGAAGCAGTCATTGATAGCTACTTCCACCATGCAGGCAGAGTTGATAGCTATATATGAAGGAGTGTGTGAGGGATTGTGGATCAGAAATTTTATCTTGGAGACTAAAGTGTTGAGTGATCTTGTAACTGGAAGTTTGAAggtgttttgtgataatgagGCTGCAGTGTTCTTTAGTAAGAATAGTAAGAGATCAAATAACTCTAAGCACATAGATTTGAAATTCTATAGTATCAGAAAGAGAGTTAAAGATGGTGAAGTTGAGATTTCTGGAGTCAAGACAAGTGATCAACTGGCAGATTCATTTACTAAagcattgtcagtagcagctTTTAAGGAGCAATCCAGGAACATGGGAATTTTGTCGAGTTTTGAAGATGCTTAAGTTCAGTGGGAGCAAAATGTTTTAGAGaaaattgtttttgtttagttttatttggtttcagttcttgattttctgttttgaaCTATGTAACAGAAACCTTGTACTTCATGTTTGATTTAATGAAATGAGGTATTTTTCAGTTAATGTTTTGAcagctttatttatttattttgataaatttatGGTAGCTGTACAATTTATCAGTTCAGTTCAGTTCAAGTGGATtgttatatatatgcatatatacaGTTAGAAGCAAACATTGATCCACTGTGTGTAAAGAAATTGTGTTTGCGTtgtgattttgaaattcaaaatacTTAGGTTGGACTGTTATCAAATAGCAACTGCAGGTTGATATATAATGCTATTTGGTTGCATCACATTAAGTTTGAATTCATGTGAAGTGCAGAAACTATTGCTTTGTGGTCTAGAACGAGTATGCTCATTTTGAACATGCCTATTTCTTGATTCTGCAATGGTTGTGCATTTTGACAGAATTAAATGGATTTAAGGTACACTTACATCTCAGTGCACACTTCAGctatttctggaaattttcttgATTCAGTTTGTGAATAGACAATGAtggtccaagtgggagaatgttagAATAAATGTGGACCTATCATCATCTATGTTTAGTTTACAAACTAGATTGGAATTTGTCCATTAATAGGAGTTGTATGTTAAGTACAAAACCTAGTAACCTATTGAGACAATTATATCAACTCAttggttaggaatccattagtTGGATTACATTGTAATTCGACTTAGTGTTGCATTAGGTtttcttgttgttggtgacttggaTTCTAAGAAAcatctttatgggaggattcttaggatcataaccaatatatatagaTGTGTTGGTCCCTGCTCTCTCGGTTACAAAGCATTAAGTCCTGCCCCATAAAAAGGAGCTTGAATCCAGAGCTGAGGAGAAGATCAATCCACGTTCATTGTCAAGTTCGTTTAGTGCTACTGCAATGGCTCCTAATACCGAAGAAGGTTAGTATATAAACTTGTAGTTTGGTTCATGTGGTCTTGATTAATATTCagtgtgtttatgtatttgtgAATTGATCATGGATTTGGTTTTGCTCATTCAGTCTAACACCCAGTCCAGGCACCAGGATTTGCTCACTCTCATCTACTTCGAATCACCTGCCAACTTGAACTGGGCACCTGCAACTAACCAGCACTCTCGCCATTGCTGCTCCAGAACTTGCTGAGATAAGTTCTTCATATTGCAAATGTGTTCATATACTACTTGGTAAGATAGGTTGATTATCTTGATCCCATGTGCATGCATGATTATCTTGATGCCACGACGTCCAAAGTCCAGTACTTCATGATCCAAATGTTACATGCTCACAAACCCAGGCATGTACATATATCAATTAAGGCTGCATGTATGTGAAGCAATACTAGCACTATGATAACCACTAGCATTTCTCAAGCATGTGCACGTGAACTCCTCATCAAGCATATTTCGTCATGCTACCATTATCCTCGCATATTTAAACTATGCATGCCTAATGTTACGCTTCCATTATCATAAATGGATGTTTCTACCGATTCCATCGAGATTTAAAGGTTTACACGTGGAGGTAGCTAGGCTCTAATGCCTGCACATGCATTATTTTTGCTTAGACTCAGCATGTAGCCAATTAACTCAACCACACATGCATTATTTTCATCATCATTTTGCTACATACTCTGCCATTTTAGTGATGCATGCAACAGTCATTCAAAGATGGCAGCAAATTGTACAACCATACAATTAGTTACGTAAATCAAATGAACAAGTACTAGTcacttgtttatttttgaggagTCACACTCACTCAACCGGGCACCTCCTTATGCGAAAAAAGTCAAGCAGACTATCGATCATTATTTGTCGATTACATGGAACATCATGCGGACAACTCTAACATGACTTTATACTCGGGTCAACCCCAATTTTCAACTTCTCCAATCGGCAAAAGATAAGTTCTCATTTACACTTAAATTAGAGCTAATTAATGTTATActttacatgcttcaaataacgatttctataatctaagcatgcctacaaaatgtgaTAGTCTCGATATCATATCTATTATACCTACGTGTTAATACTTAATTTAATTGCCTGTCAATTAAAAATTGCTACATGTATACATATGACACTAAATAAGTGTAACGTGCGGTACTTaaaatcctcgccccgagcgaggtaccccaacggggttacgaggTACAAGgccatcattctacccggggccacgccaccgggtaccggaggccaaaGGCACCagataccccaacggggttacgaggCACAAAGCcttcattctacccggggccacgccaccgggtaaaggaggcctaccagCCCTCATTCGGCctcattgggttaaggaggctcaagccctcatctACCCCACCGGGTACACGAGGCTCAAACCCTCATTCACCCCACTGGGTACACGAGGCTCGAAGCAATCTACTCCACAAGGTGCTAAGGCTCCAGCCTATCTACCCCACCGGGTACACgaggcctacaggccctcatAAATCCTCTACTCGAGCGAGCGAGGTATCCCTACGAGATAACTAAAGGGTAGCTCCCTTACAaaagccaaggtccagtcccttgcatCCAAATCTTTGCCCCGAGCGAGGTACCCCCAATGGATAAGCacttttgagtcatctcacctcccgacCGTTCTctacacttgggggacttattcataccacttatcacaagtggaggtagtacccgaccgggactatcattctgctatggtctattaatggaaatattgaaattttttcacctattgttgatcgcaacaattaaatttcttttacatcccattaataagaccataggacaaaactcacaaaactcacacccactcaacatgagcgagctcaacTCTTACATTCCCGTTACACGTGAGCCAAACAATCagttatggcttatacgttcgggttaagtaagttagagttctttcctctaacctatacttgggggactaccATGGCCACGCCATAGTCTCGCCATTATAGCTCTATGCTCAGCCTCACCGGCATCCTCAAGCGTAACCCAAATCCACACTTTTATTTTACTAACTACATAAACTTGGGGGACTCAGCGAGTAACcacactcccgatcctaacaTGTGCACcatatgcatacaacatatacatatcattatgtatgtgtcatcgtgttcatcacacatctttgcatcatatgcactttgtatGCTATCAAAACCACATACATTTTCTACTAGTACGGCGTATGTCAATACTACATAATACGTGCATACACACaatgtgtaacatgcatctccACTATGCCAGAAAAGCAATTAGACGACAGAggagatctgtcgtctgatgaaaaaaaattctgttgtctagtacggtgccgtctcttgggggtatcagacgacagatttcctctgtcgtcttatatttcagacgacagaaatttGTTAGGTCATCTTTTGTCTGATGAAATCAAGACATGAGATTAGtgaattcagacgacagataaatGTGATGTAATCTGAAAACAAATAACAGTTCCTTGTAATTTCTATGATCTAATGCTTATtccaaagacagaaaaatggtcatttctgttgtctgaatggacttataataacagtttagtgttgttttattcaaattccaataacagttaactgtcaTTAGCATTTAGTTCAAATTACATTTATCTATCGTCTTTAGTAGCCTACAATaacatttatctgttgtttCAGTGCACAAGTAACGACATATTTTTTCTagtttctgttgttcttagatatgtccaacaacatatttggatttcattttgttgttgctttttatttcagatgacaattttctgttgtttgagtgcacaagtaacaacatattttttcttgtttctgttgttcttagatatgtccaacaacatatttggatttcattttgttgttgctttttatttcagatgacaattttctgttgtttgagtgcacaagtaacaacatattttttcttgtttttgttgttcttagatatgtccaacaacatatttggatttcattttgttgttgctttctaATTCAGATGACATATTTGTATTCTCATTGTGCCACAATTATGTAAATCTGGAAACCACCCAATGCATTCATCAAATATGGAATCCATTCATAAAAATACCAATATTTGATTAATCTGTTACTACAGCTATACATACATCCATAATGGAGCTAAACTTAGTAAACATCAGTTCAAtaatctctctcttcttcttcttcttcttttctttagtttcttcatttctccacttttgtttcttcttctgaatttcttcttcttccccttcttCCCCTGTTCtcttctcttgttttttttttttttttggttttgttttgaggTCTTTCAGACCAACCTGCAAGAAGAGTAAATCCTTAAAATAAGAACAACTTTGAAGATACAGCTGCAATGGGACATCAAAACCAAAGGGATATTCACATAAAGACAATGAATGAACACTTATATATGGAaaacaacagcaacaacaacaacaaaaaatgaagaagaataaTTAACCCCTTTGATTATCTTCGAAAACAAAGTTTGTTTGAGACTTATTCTTGACATCACTAATGAGGTTAGAATCAGGAGGAAGACAAATACAATTACGTTTATGCTTCAATTCAATAGGATGTGGTTGCACAGAAATATTTGTCGGCAAATGCCTTCAATGTAATGATGCAGAAATAAAGGAGACAGTAAGTTGAAATGAAACTATATACCTGCAAAAATTTCAcggaaaaaaaaaccaaaaaaccacATGTTCAGTTTGTTACCTGGGGTCAAGTCAAGGCAGAATAGAGAGGGGTTTTTTTCCaaggcattgacatcaattggGGTTCATATCCATGGCAGAACTGGTACGCTTTTTGGCTTA encodes the following:
- the LOC133729592 gene encoding secreted RxLR effector protein 161-like, encoding METCANGEVPMSKGDKLTKNQCPKTDIEKTEMESIPYARLVGSLMYAQVCSRPDLSFAVGMLSRFQSNPRHEHWTAGKKVLRYLQRTKDHMLVYKRVKKLELVGFTDSDFAGNFPTSMKSTCGYVYMLAGGAVAWKTMKQSLIATSTMQAELIAIYEGVCEGLWIRNFILETKVLSDLVTGSLKVFCDNEAAVFFSKNSKRSNNSKHIDLKFYSIRKRVKDGEVEISGVKTSDQLADSFTKALSVAAFKEQSRNMGILSSFEDA